A genome region from Panicum virgatum strain AP13 chromosome 4K, P.virgatum_v5, whole genome shotgun sequence includes the following:
- the LOC120704072 gene encoding transcription initiation factor TFIID subunit 1-like isoform X4, whose amino-acid sequence MSEGERHDEENTTTSAADDDDDEDYEEPGGGNHFLGFMFGNVDDSGDLDADYLDEDAKEHLFALADKLGPSLKDIDLIKSSPAPTDPSEQDYDEKAEDAVDYEDIDEEYDGPEVEAATEEDNLLSKKDYFSSSSGYASVNNTASVFDEENYDEDEETPNDNEPPGDNDVQNLSSDSIEQADMSTSSDKLTLEKIGSLSHLEESMDFEYEVLENEMGTEDGQHKPESVTSLPVLCVQDGNVILRFSEIFGIQEPVRKVKTDHHKRPVNKELQITNVADIAEEDEEIILRSAVQNFSTLNHIQMNEDSVESDSDESITDVTLRLKDSCLSEQPMKDAHTVQRSPVCPDFYPLEHDDWENDIIWNNSPSNERQPCAKICESEESVDTHRDDQGNDYGQVSRCWDVQSKSNGSPVIEEPFGCTEMPAPANYNSPGNNYPPLTNDDNIDHIRPNNLDEAVKINTMLRLNNLSLLNRELLEGSWLDNIIWDPSEGTPKPKLIFDLKDDHMLFEILDEKNADHLRSHASAMIVSQSIKASTPTVENFDNQAKTLSDRFNISNDKFYSNRKTPQQAKSHTKKRALMGIKVVHSAPAHKLQTMKPVLSNKEVANFHRPKAKWYPHENKIAAELQGATCSHGKMTAILMTLAGKGIKILVNAEDTPVSVKLKASKKLELKPSEKVKLFCSGKELQDDISLAMQNVRPNSILHVVRTEVNLWPKAQKLPGEDKPLRPPGAFRKKTDLSVRDGHVFLMEYCEERPLLLSNAGMGARLCTYYQKTSPADQTATSLRNNGDGLGTVLAIDPADKSPFLGDIRSRSHQSCLETNMYRSPIFPHKVAQTDYLLVRSAKGVLSLRRIDKLYAVGQQEPHMEVFSPGTKNVQNYLLNRVLAYVYREFRARERPDVIPQIRADELPIQSPLTEAIVKKRLKHCADFKKGPKGHFFWTQRADFRVPSEEELRRLLTPESVCCYESMQAGLYRLKRLGIVKLTQPVGLASAMNQLPDEAIELAAASHIERELQITSWNLTSNFVACTNQNRENIERLEITGVGDPSGRGLGFSYVRVAPKAPASNSMLKKKSAAAKGTTVTGTDADLRRLSMDAARELLLKFGVPEEQIDKLTRWHRIAMVRKLSSEQAASGITIDEIPVSKFARGQRMSFLQLQQQTREKCQEIWDRQVQSLSAIDGDDNGSDTEANNDLDSFAGDLENLLDAEEFDDEDTSTADLRSDKADGMRGLKMRRCPTHAQVNEEIEDDEAEASLAKKLLEDNGNDMKRKKQPEGLTNCSTSIGVNKMKQNKIGQMIKSSGYAGALTPKEGAPREAKEAENSFAEGSLPTKLKTKMAFDGNDILLVKKKSAPGKDGPKEKRQGARGDTLVCGACGHLGHMRTNKLCPKYGEDQEVSEMDANSVKSNPTDTGNHLQTKPPKRLITKVSSEVTETEGPECIEKTKSVPVKFKLGAPDKSLERNMSLSGSLVSDKRPVDVTDYRSTGKVNKIIIPNKMKSEDYPPDTPKPSVVFRPPAEEKDVPRKKITIKQPKVVDQQRLVEPRSGQEPTRKTRKIVELSSFEEKSRDDDHWFGGEPSQMSSSHERRLDLEGKRRSKTIMENEESWRDVEEQREMPQQRFIDARIYASREEDHQKAKKKNKKKKKHEFRDDDLLDHRPYKNDRRVPERHRAVKRSTPVDVIECEPSAKRRRGGEVELSNILEKIVDHLRGETQISLLFLKPVTRKDAPDYLDIIRRPMDLGTIRDKVRKMEYRNRHQFRHDVAQIQLNAHIYNDERHPHIPPLADSLMELCDYLLDESAELLAEAEDAIEH is encoded by the exons ATGAGCGAAGGCGAGCGCCACGACGAGGAGAACACGACAACCAGTGCCGCAG atgacgacgacgatgaggatTATGAGGAACCTGGTGGAGGAAATCACTTCCTGGGGTTTATGTTCGGCAACGTAGATGATTCTGGTGACTTAGATGCTGACTATCTTGATGAG GATGCAAAGGAACACCTTTTTGCATTGGCAGACAAGCTTGGTCCATCTCTCAAAGACATCGAT TTAATCAAGTCTTCTCCAGCACCAACTGATCCTTCTGAGCAAG ACTATGATGAGAAGGCAGAAGATGCTGTCGACTATGAAGATATTGATGAAGAATATGATGGACCTGAAGTTGAAGCAGCTACAGAGGAAGACAACTTGTTGTCAAAAAAAGATTACTTCTCATCATCTTCAGGGTATGCTTCGGTCAATAATACAGCTTCAGTGTTTGATGAGGAGAATTACGATGAGGATGAAGAAACACCCAATGATAATGAGCCTCCTGGTGATAATGATGTTCAAAATCTTTCTTCAG ATTCAATTGAGCAGGCAGATATGTCAACCTCAAGTGATAAACTTACCTTGGAAAAGATTGGCTCATTATCACATCTAGAAGAAAGTATGGACTTTGAATATGAAGTTTTGGAG AATGAAATGGGCACCGAGGATGGTCAACATAAGCCTGAAAGTGTGACTTCCCTCCCTGTTCTATGTGTACAGGATGGGAATGTGATCCTGAGGTTCTCTGAAATTTTTGGTATACAAGAGCCTGTAAGAAAAGTGAAGACAGATCACCATAAACGTCCAGTGAATAAAG AGCTTCAGATCACAAATGTTGCTGACATtgctgaagaagatgaggaaatAATTCTCCGAAGCGCTGTACAAAATTTCTCAACTTTGAATCATATCCAAATGAATGAAGATTCTGTTGAGAGTGACAGTGACGAGTCAATTACTGATGTCACTTTAAGGCTAAAGGACTCGTGTCTATCTGAACAACCTATGAAAGATGCACATACCGTCCAGCGATCTCCAGTTTGTCCTGATTTTTATCCACTCGAGCATGATGATTGGGAAAATGATATCATTTGGAATAACTCACCATCAAATGAACGTCAGCCTTGTGCAAAAATCTGTGAATCTGAAGAGAGCGTGGACACACACAGAGATGACCAGGGCAATGATTATGGCCAGGTTTCCAGGTGTTGGGATGTGCAGAGTAAAAGCAATGGTTCTCCAGTAATAGAAGAGCCTTTTGGTTGTACAGAAATGCCTGCTCCAGCTAACTACAATTCACCTGGGAATAATTACCCTCCACTGACAAATGATGATAACATAGACCACATAAGGCCAAATAATTTAGATGAGGCAGTTAAAATTAACACCATGCTGCGTTTAAACAACTTGAGTTTACTGAACAGGGAATTATTAGAAGGATCATGGTTGGACAACATAATTTGGGATCCCAGTGAGGGTACCCCAAAGCCTAAACTGATCTTTGACCTCAAAGATGATCATATGCTTTTTGAGATCCTGGATGAAAAGAATGCGGATCACCTCCGCTCTCATGCTAGTGCCATGATTGTCAGTCAGTCAATTAAGGCTTCAACACCAACAGTGGAGAATTTTGACAATCAAGCAAAGACATTGAGTGACAGATTCAACATCTCCAATGACAAGTTTTATTCTAATAGGAAGACGCCACAGCAAGCTAAATCTCATACTAAAAAACGTGCTTTAATGGGCATAAAGGTGGTTCATTCTGCTCCAGCTCATAAGCTGCAAACCATGAAACCAGTCTTGAGCAA CAAGGAAGTTGCAAACTTTCATAGACCAAAAGCTAAGTGGTATCCACATGAAAATAAAATAGCTGCTGAACTTCAAGGGGCTACTTGCAGCCATGGGAAGATGACTGCTATACTTATGACACTGGCAGGAAAAGGAATAAAGATTTTGGTAAATGCAGAGGACACTCCGGTCTCTGTCAAATTAAAAGCTTCAAAGAAGTTAG AATTGAAGCCTTCTGAGAAGGTCAAGTTATTCTGTTCTGGAAAAGAGCTTCAGGATGACATCTCGTTAGCCATGCAAAATGTGCGACCGAACTCTATTCTGCATGTTGTTCGCACTGAAGTGAATCTATGGCCAAAAGCACAGAAGTTACCTGGTGAGGACAAGCCTCTACGCCCTCCTGGGGCTTTCAGGAAAAAAACTGACTTGTCTGTCAGGGATGGACATGTATTTTTAATGGA ATATTGTGAAGAGAGACCTTTGCTTCTTTCAAATGCAGGAATGGGAGCCCGACTTTGTACATATTACCAGAAAACTTCACCTGCTGATCAGACAGCTACATCACTGCGAAACAACGGTGATGGACTGGGCACAGTGCTTGCGATTGATCCTGCTGACAAATCCCCTTTTCTAGGAGACATACGTTCCAGGTCCCATCAATCTTGTCTTGAAACAAACATGTACAGATCACCTATATTTCCTCATAAGGTTGCGCAAACTGATTACCTATTAGTTCGTTCGGCCAAAGGGGTGCTTTCCCTTCGTCGCATTGACAAGCTATATGCTGTTGGCCAACAA GAACCTCATATGGAAGTCTTTTCACCTGGGACTAAAAATGTGCAGAACTATCTTCTGAATCGAGTGCTTGCATATGTTTATCGTGAGTTTCGTGCTAGGGAGAGGCCTGATGTTATTCCTCAGATTCGAGCAGATGAGTTACCCATTCAAAGTCCTCTGACAGAAGCTATAGTGAAGAAACGATTGAAGCATTGTGCAGATTTCAAG AAAGGACCAAAGGGACATTTTTTCTGGACACAGAGAGCTGATTTTCGGGTTCCATCAGAGGAAGAACTGAGAAGATTATTGACACCAGAAAGT GTCTGCTGTTATGAGAGTATGCAAGCTGGCCTGTATCGTCTCAAGCGATTAGGAATTGTGAAGCTTACTCAGCCTGTTGGACTGGCCTCTGCCATGAATCAGCTTCCTGATGAAGCTATCGAGCTTGCTGCTGCATCACATATCGAGAGGGAACTGCAAATCACTAGCTGGAATCTTACGAGTAATTTTGTTGCTTGTACTAATCAG AACCGAGAAAATATAGAAAGATTAGAAATTACTGGCGTCGGTGATCCATCTGGTCGTGGGCTAGGATTCAGCTATGTGCGAGTAGCACCAAAAGCACCTGCCTCCAATTCAATGCTCAAGAAGAagtcagctgctgcaaagggtaCCACTGTAACTGGTACTGATGCTGATCTCCGCAGGTTGAGCATGGATGCAGCTAGAGAG TTGCTGCTGAAATTCGGCGTTCCTGAAGAGCAAATTGATAAATTAACAAGGTGGCATCGGATTGCTATGGTGAGGAAGTTGTCAAGTGAGCAAGCTGCATCAGGAATTACTATTGATGAAATTCCTGTTAGTAAGTTTGCACGCGGACAAAGGATGTCTTTTCTGCAACTTCAACAGCAAACTAGGGAGAAGTGTCAGGAAATTTGGGACAGACAAGTCCAGTCACTTTCAGCTATAGATGGTGATGACAATGGCAGTGACACAGAAGCTAACAATGATCTGGACTCGTTTGCTGGGGATCTTGAGAACTTACTAGACGCAGAAGAATTTGATGATGAGGATACTAGTACAGCAGACTTGAGAAGTGACAAAGCAGATGGAATGAGAGGACTTAAAATGAGAAGGTGCCCTACTCATGCTCAAGTTAATGAGGaaattgaagatgatgaagcagAAGCTTCTCTGGCAAAAAAACTACTCGAAG ACAATGGTAATGATATGAAGAGAAAAAAACAGCCTGAAGGTTTGACAAATTGTAGCACCTCTATAGGTGTCAATAAAATGAAGCAGAATAAGATTGGGCAAATGATCAAATCATCCGGTTATGCTGGTGCGTTGACCCCAAAGGAGGGGGCACCAAGAGAAGCAAAAGAG GCTGAAAATTCTTTTGCTGAAGGCAGTTTGCCCACAAAACTAAAAACAAAGATGGCATTTGATGGAAATGATATCCTTCTTGTTAAAAAGAAAAGTGCTCCAGGAAAGGATGGACCTAAG GAAAAGAGACAGGGTGCAAGGGGAGATACTCTTGTTTGTGGAGCCTGTGGTCAT CTGGGGCATATGCGAACTAACAAATTATGCCCTAAGTATGGGGAGGATCAAGAAGTGTCAGAAATGGATGCAAATTCAGTTAAGTCCAATCCTACAGATACAGGGAACCATTTGCAAACAAAACCACCTAAAAGGTTGATAACTAAAGTTTCCTCTGAAGTTACTGAAACTGAAGGGCCAGAATGTATTGAAAAGACAAAATCTGTCCCAGTAAAATTCAAATTAGGGGCACCTGATAAATCCTTGGAGAGGAACATGTCACTCTCTGGTTCACTGGTTTCTGATAAACGCCCCGTGGATGTTACAGACTATAGATCTACTGGAAAGGTAAACAAGATAATAATACCTAATAAGATGAAGTCAGAAGATTATCCTCCTGACACTCCAAAGCCATCTGTTGTATTTCGGCCTCCTGCTGAAGAAAAGGATGTTCCTCGCAAAAAGATCACCATCAAGCAGCCTAAGGTAGTAGATCAACAAAGACTTGTTGAACCTAGGAGTGGTCAGGAGCCCACAAGAAAGACAAGAAAAATTGTTGAATTATCAAGTTTTGAGGAGAAAAGTAGAGATGATGATCATTGGTTTGGTGGAGAACCCAGCCAGATGAGTTCCTCGCATGAGAGGAGGCTAGATCtggaaggaaaaagaagaagcaaaacCATAATGGAAAATGAGGAGTCCTGGAGAGATGTTGAAGAGCAAAGAGAAATGCCGCAACAGAGGTTTATTGATGCTAGGATATATGCATCGAGGGAGGAAGATCATCAgaaagcaaaaaagaaaaacaagaaaaagaaaaagcatGAATTTAGAGATGATGACCTACTTGATCACAGGCCGTACAAAAATGACAGAAGGGTACCTGAAAGACACCGAGCAGTAAAACGATCTACTCCTGTTGATGTGATTGAATGTGAACCATCTGCTAAGCGCCGCAGGGGAGGAGAG GTTGAGCTCTCCAACATACTGGAAAAGATAGTTGATCACCTGCGGGGAGAAACTCAGATATCATTACTATTTCTAAAACCAGTAACGAGGAAAGATGCTCCTGATTACCTTGACATCATACGTCGCCCAATGGATCTTGGTACCATCAGAGACAAGGTGAGGAAGATGGAGTACAGAAACCGGCATCAATTCAGGCACGATGTAGCACAGATACAACTCAATGCACACATCTACAATGATGAACGACACCCTCACATCCCTCCACTTGCTGATTCGCTCATGGAGTTGTGCGACTATCTGCTCGATGAAAGCGCAGAGCTGCTCGCTGAGGCGGAAGATGCTATTGAGCACTAA
- the LOC120704072 gene encoding transcription initiation factor TFIID subunit 1-like isoform X3 produces MSEGERHDEENTTTSAADDDDDEDYEEPGGGNHFLGFMFGNVDDSGDLDADYLDEDAKEHLFALADKLGPSLKDIDLIKSSPAPTDPSEQDYDEKAEDAVDYEDIDEEYDGPEVEAATEEDNLLSKKDYFSSSSGYASVNNTASVFDEENYDEDEETPNDNEPPGDNDVQNLSSDSIEQADMSTSSDKLTLEKIGSLSHLEESMDFEYEVLENEMGTEDGQHKPESVTSLPVLCVQDGNVILRFSEIFGIQEPVRKVKTDHHKRPVNKELQITNVADIAEEDEEIILRSAVQNFSTLNHIQMNEDSVESDSDESITDVTLRLKDSCLSEQPMKDAHTVQRSPVCPDFYPLEHDDWENDIIWNNSPSNERQPCAKICESEESVDTHRDDQGNDYGQVSRCWDVQSKSNGSPVIEEPFGCTEMPAPANYNSPGNNYPPLTNDDNIDHIRPNNLDEAVKINTMLRLNNLSLLNRELLEGSWLDNIIWDPSEGTPKPKLIFDLKDDHMLFEILDEKNADHLRSHASAMIVSQSIKASTPTVENFDNQAKTLSDRFNISNDKFYSNRKTPQQAKSHTKKRALMGIKVVHSAPAHKLQTMKPVLSNKEVANFHRPKAKWYPHENKIAAELQGATCSHGKMTAILMTLAGKGIKILVNAEDTPVSVKLKASKKLAELKPSEKVKLFCSGKELQDDISLAMQNVRPNSILHVVRTEVNLWPKAQKLPGEDKPLRPPGAFRKKTDLSVRDGHVFLMEYCEERPLLLSNAGMGARLCTYYQKTSPADQTATSLRNNGDGLGTVLAIDPADKSPFLGDIRSRSHQSCLETNMYRSPIFPHKVAQTDYLLVRSAKGVLSLRRIDKLYAVGQQEPHMEVFSPGTKNVQNYLLNRVLAYVYREFRARERPDVIPQIRADELPIQSPLTEAIVKKRLKHCADFKKGPKGHFFWTQRADFRVPSEEELRRLLTPESVCCYESMQAGLYRLKRLGIVKLTQPVGLASAMNQLPDEAIELAAASHIERELQITSWNLTSNFVACTNQNRENIERLEITGVGDPSGRGLGFSYVRVAPKAPASNSMLKKKSAAAKGTTVTGTDADLRRLSMDAARELLLKFGVPEEQIDKLTRWHRIAMVRKLSSEQAASGITIDEIPVSKFARGQRMSFLQLQQQTREKCQEIWDRQVQSLSAIDGDDNGSDTEANNDLDSFAGDLENLLDAEEFDDEDTSTADLRSDKADGMRGLKMRRCPTHAQVNEEIEDDEAEASLAKKLLEDNGNDMKRKKQPEGLTNCSTSIGVNKMKQNKIGQMIKSSGYAGALTPKEGAPREAKEAENSFAEGSLPTKLKTKMAFDGNDILLVKKKSAPGKDGPKEKRQGARGDTLVCGACGHLGHMRTNKLCPKYGEDQEVSEMDANSVKSNPTDTGNHLQTKPPKRLITKVSSEVTETEGPECIEKTKSVPVKFKLGAPDKSLERNMSLSGSLVSDKRPVDVTDYRSTGKVNKIIIPNKMKSEDYPPDTPKPSVVFRPPAEEKDVPRKKITIKQPKVVDQQRLVEPRSGQEPTRKTRKIVELSSFEEKSRDDDHWFGGEPSQMSSSHERRLDLEGKRRSKTIMENEESWRDVEEQREMPQQRFIDARIYASREEDHQKAKKKNKKKKKHEFRDDDLLDHRPYKNDRRVPERHRAVKRSTPVDVIECEPSAKRRRGGEVELSNILEKIVDHLRGETQISLLFLKPVTRKDAPDYLDIIRRPMDLGTIRDKVRKMEYRNRHQFRHDVAQIQLNAHIYNDERHPHIPPLADSLMELCDYLLDESAELLAEAEDAIEH; encoded by the exons ATGAGCGAAGGCGAGCGCCACGACGAGGAGAACACGACAACCAGTGCCGCAG atgacgacgacgatgaggatTATGAGGAACCTGGTGGAGGAAATCACTTCCTGGGGTTTATGTTCGGCAACGTAGATGATTCTGGTGACTTAGATGCTGACTATCTTGATGAG GATGCAAAGGAACACCTTTTTGCATTGGCAGACAAGCTTGGTCCATCTCTCAAAGACATCGAT TTAATCAAGTCTTCTCCAGCACCAACTGATCCTTCTGAGCAAG ACTATGATGAGAAGGCAGAAGATGCTGTCGACTATGAAGATATTGATGAAGAATATGATGGACCTGAAGTTGAAGCAGCTACAGAGGAAGACAACTTGTTGTCAAAAAAAGATTACTTCTCATCATCTTCAGGGTATGCTTCGGTCAATAATACAGCTTCAGTGTTTGATGAGGAGAATTACGATGAGGATGAAGAAACACCCAATGATAATGAGCCTCCTGGTGATAATGATGTTCAAAATCTTTCTTCAG ATTCAATTGAGCAGGCAGATATGTCAACCTCAAGTGATAAACTTACCTTGGAAAAGATTGGCTCATTATCACATCTAGAAGAAAGTATGGACTTTGAATATGAAGTTTTGGAG AATGAAATGGGCACCGAGGATGGTCAACATAAGCCTGAAAGTGTGACTTCCCTCCCTGTTCTATGTGTACAGGATGGGAATGTGATCCTGAGGTTCTCTGAAATTTTTGGTATACAAGAGCCTGTAAGAAAAGTGAAGACAGATCACCATAAACGTCCAGTGAATAAAG AGCTTCAGATCACAAATGTTGCTGACATtgctgaagaagatgaggaaatAATTCTCCGAAGCGCTGTACAAAATTTCTCAACTTTGAATCATATCCAAATGAATGAAGATTCTGTTGAGAGTGACAGTGACGAGTCAATTACTGATGTCACTTTAAGGCTAAAGGACTCGTGTCTATCTGAACAACCTATGAAAGATGCACATACCGTCCAGCGATCTCCAGTTTGTCCTGATTTTTATCCACTCGAGCATGATGATTGGGAAAATGATATCATTTGGAATAACTCACCATCAAATGAACGTCAGCCTTGTGCAAAAATCTGTGAATCTGAAGAGAGCGTGGACACACACAGAGATGACCAGGGCAATGATTATGGCCAGGTTTCCAGGTGTTGGGATGTGCAGAGTAAAAGCAATGGTTCTCCAGTAATAGAAGAGCCTTTTGGTTGTACAGAAATGCCTGCTCCAGCTAACTACAATTCACCTGGGAATAATTACCCTCCACTGACAAATGATGATAACATAGACCACATAAGGCCAAATAATTTAGATGAGGCAGTTAAAATTAACACCATGCTGCGTTTAAACAACTTGAGTTTACTGAACAGGGAATTATTAGAAGGATCATGGTTGGACAACATAATTTGGGATCCCAGTGAGGGTACCCCAAAGCCTAAACTGATCTTTGACCTCAAAGATGATCATATGCTTTTTGAGATCCTGGATGAAAAGAATGCGGATCACCTCCGCTCTCATGCTAGTGCCATGATTGTCAGTCAGTCAATTAAGGCTTCAACACCAACAGTGGAGAATTTTGACAATCAAGCAAAGACATTGAGTGACAGATTCAACATCTCCAATGACAAGTTTTATTCTAATAGGAAGACGCCACAGCAAGCTAAATCTCATACTAAAAAACGTGCTTTAATGGGCATAAAGGTGGTTCATTCTGCTCCAGCTCATAAGCTGCAAACCATGAAACCAGTCTTGAGCAA CAAGGAAGTTGCAAACTTTCATAGACCAAAAGCTAAGTGGTATCCACATGAAAATAAAATAGCTGCTGAACTTCAAGGGGCTACTTGCAGCCATGGGAAGATGACTGCTATACTTATGACACTGGCAGGAAAAGGAATAAAGATTTTGGTAAATGCAGAGGACACTCCGGTCTCTGTCAAATTAAAAGCTTCAAAGAAGTTAG CAGAATTGAAGCCTTCTGAGAAGGTCAAGTTATTCTGTTCTGGAAAAGAGCTTCAGGATGACATCTCGTTAGCCATGCAAAATGTGCGACCGAACTCTATTCTGCATGTTGTTCGCACTGAAGTGAATCTATGGCCAAAAGCACAGAAGTTACCTGGTGAGGACAAGCCTCTACGCCCTCCTGGGGCTTTCAGGAAAAAAACTGACTTGTCTGTCAGGGATGGACATGTATTTTTAATGGA ATATTGTGAAGAGAGACCTTTGCTTCTTTCAAATGCAGGAATGGGAGCCCGACTTTGTACATATTACCAGAAAACTTCACCTGCTGATCAGACAGCTACATCACTGCGAAACAACGGTGATGGACTGGGCACAGTGCTTGCGATTGATCCTGCTGACAAATCCCCTTTTCTAGGAGACATACGTTCCAGGTCCCATCAATCTTGTCTTGAAACAAACATGTACAGATCACCTATATTTCCTCATAAGGTTGCGCAAACTGATTACCTATTAGTTCGTTCGGCCAAAGGGGTGCTTTCCCTTCGTCGCATTGACAAGCTATATGCTGTTGGCCAACAA GAACCTCATATGGAAGTCTTTTCACCTGGGACTAAAAATGTGCAGAACTATCTTCTGAATCGAGTGCTTGCATATGTTTATCGTGAGTTTCGTGCTAGGGAGAGGCCTGATGTTATTCCTCAGATTCGAGCAGATGAGTTACCCATTCAAAGTCCTCTGACAGAAGCTATAGTGAAGAAACGATTGAAGCATTGTGCAGATTTCAAG AAAGGACCAAAGGGACATTTTTTCTGGACACAGAGAGCTGATTTTCGGGTTCCATCAGAGGAAGAACTGAGAAGATTATTGACACCAGAAAGT GTCTGCTGTTATGAGAGTATGCAAGCTGGCCTGTATCGTCTCAAGCGATTAGGAATTGTGAAGCTTACTCAGCCTGTTGGACTGGCCTCTGCCATGAATCAGCTTCCTGATGAAGCTATCGAGCTTGCTGCTGCATCACATATCGAGAGGGAACTGCAAATCACTAGCTGGAATCTTACGAGTAATTTTGTTGCTTGTACTAATCAG AACCGAGAAAATATAGAAAGATTAGAAATTACTGGCGTCGGTGATCCATCTGGTCGTGGGCTAGGATTCAGCTATGTGCGAGTAGCACCAAAAGCACCTGCCTCCAATTCAATGCTCAAGAAGAagtcagctgctgcaaagggtaCCACTGTAACTGGTACTGATGCTGATCTCCGCAGGTTGAGCATGGATGCAGCTAGAGAG TTGCTGCTGAAATTCGGCGTTCCTGAAGAGCAAATTGATAAATTAACAAGGTGGCATCGGATTGCTATGGTGAGGAAGTTGTCAAGTGAGCAAGCTGCATCAGGAATTACTATTGATGAAATTCCTGTTAGTAAGTTTGCACGCGGACAAAGGATGTCTTTTCTGCAACTTCAACAGCAAACTAGGGAGAAGTGTCAGGAAATTTGGGACAGACAAGTCCAGTCACTTTCAGCTATAGATGGTGATGACAATGGCAGTGACACAGAAGCTAACAATGATCTGGACTCGTTTGCTGGGGATCTTGAGAACTTACTAGACGCAGAAGAATTTGATGATGAGGATACTAGTACAGCAGACTTGAGAAGTGACAAAGCAGATGGAATGAGAGGACTTAAAATGAGAAGGTGCCCTACTCATGCTCAAGTTAATGAGGaaattgaagatgatgaagcagAAGCTTCTCTGGCAAAAAAACTACTCGAAG ACAATGGTAATGATATGAAGAGAAAAAAACAGCCTGAAGGTTTGACAAATTGTAGCACCTCTATAGGTGTCAATAAAATGAAGCAGAATAAGATTGGGCAAATGATCAAATCATCCGGTTATGCTGGTGCGTTGACCCCAAAGGAGGGGGCACCAAGAGAAGCAAAAGAG GCTGAAAATTCTTTTGCTGAAGGCAGTTTGCCCACAAAACTAAAAACAAAGATGGCATTTGATGGAAATGATATCCTTCTTGTTAAAAAGAAAAGTGCTCCAGGAAAGGATGGACCTAAG GAAAAGAGACAGGGTGCAAGGGGAGATACTCTTGTTTGTGGAGCCTGTGGTCAT CTGGGGCATATGCGAACTAACAAATTATGCCCTAAGTATGGGGAGGATCAAGAAGTGTCAGAAATGGATGCAAATTCAGTTAAGTCCAATCCTACAGATACAGGGAACCATTTGCAAACAAAACCACCTAAAAGGTTGATAACTAAAGTTTCCTCTGAAGTTACTGAAACTGAAGGGCCAGAATGTATTGAAAAGACAAAATCTGTCCCAGTAAAATTCAAATTAGGGGCACCTGATAAATCCTTGGAGAGGAACATGTCACTCTCTGGTTCACTGGTTTCTGATAAACGCCCCGTGGATGTTACAGACTATAGATCTACTGGAAAGGTAAACAAGATAATAATACCTAATAAGATGAAGTCAGAAGATTATCCTCCTGACACTCCAAAGCCATCTGTTGTATTTCGGCCTCCTGCTGAAGAAAAGGATGTTCCTCGCAAAAAGATCACCATCAAGCAGCCTAAGGTAGTAGATCAACAAAGACTTGTTGAACCTAGGAGTGGTCAGGAGCCCACAAGAAAGACAAGAAAAATTGTTGAATTATCAAGTTTTGAGGAGAAAAGTAGAGATGATGATCATTGGTTTGGTGGAGAACCCAGCCAGATGAGTTCCTCGCATGAGAGGAGGCTAGATCtggaaggaaaaagaagaagcaaaacCATAATGGAAAATGAGGAGTCCTGGAGAGATGTTGAAGAGCAAAGAGAAATGCCGCAACAGAGGTTTATTGATGCTAGGATATATGCATCGAGGGAGGAAGATCATCAgaaagcaaaaaagaaaaacaagaaaaagaaaaagcatGAATTTAGAGATGATGACCTACTTGATCACAGGCCGTACAAAAATGACAGAAGGGTACCTGAAAGACACCGAGCAGTAAAACGATCTACTCCTGTTGATGTGATTGAATGTGAACCATCTGCTAAGCGCCGCAGGGGAGGAGAG GTTGAGCTCTCCAACATACTGGAAAAGATAGTTGATCACCTGCGGGGAGAAACTCAGATATCATTACTATTTCTAAAACCAGTAACGAGGAAAGATGCTCCTGATTACCTTGACATCATACGTCGCCCAATGGATCTTGGTACCATCAGAGACAAGGTGAGGAAGATGGAGTACAGAAACCGGCATCAATTCAGGCACGATGTAGCACAGATACAACTCAATGCACACATCTACAATGATGAACGACACCCTCACATCCCTCCACTTGCTGATTCGCTCATGGAGTTGTGCGACTATCTGCTCGATGAAAGCGCAGAGCTGCTCGCTGAGGCGGAAGATGCTATTGAGCACTAA